In Alphaproteobacteria bacterium HT1-32, the genomic stretch TCCATGATAGTGATGGCTTCGATATTCCGACCTTCCCGCACGATATTTCGAACGTGGTGCTTTATCTGCAGGACGATGCAGGTGATTTCCTGAAAGTGAAAATTGATGACTTCCCGGGACAGGGACTCCGTGACCCGAATGACATCGATTTTGGTTCATTCGTAGAAGACAACTATCCGAATATGGAACTGATTGCCGGCATCACGGTTAAGGCTGGTAACAACCATCCGTCGGGGTATGGACCGGGTGAGGGAGAACTGTTCATCCTTAAGGATGGCATGACGGAAGGCGATTTCCCGACCGGCGACAAGGCAGATGTCACCTGGCAATACAATCAGGCCAACCTGACGATCAGTGATGATGTCTGGGGCGGAAGTGGTGATGAAACCTACGTTAATGTCACCGCGAACGTTACATTTGCTGATTTTGAGGATGGGTCAGAGACACATTATGTACTGATCGAAGTGCCGGACGGACTGGTTGCACCGTCAGATGCCAACATCGTCACGCAGGACAATAAGTCCTATGTCAGAATTGAGGCAGATAACGCAGACCTGGTGAATACGGACGGTCAGTTCACTACGACAGTCATGTTTGTTGTGGCCGATGAAACGGTTGGTTTCGACGGTGACGTCACAATACTGGCTTACGCAGTTGAAGATAATGTCAGCGATACTGAACTGACCCTCGACAATAATTCTGCGGTCAGCAGCACGACGGTAAGCGTTCATGCTGATCCGGTTGACGACGGCATCAACAGCACTGTCAGCTTCACTGACAGTGCGGTTTATGAAGATGGTCAGTCGGCCATGGCCGGACAGACCGATGCTAATAATGACAGCACGTTCGGCGATCTGTCTGGTGCGGTTTCTCAGGAAATTGGTTCACAGATTGACCTTTCCGGGATCGAAGGTGACGACAGTGTCAGTGAGATCACACTTTCTGACCTGCCGGCTGGTGCAGTCATTATGCTGGATGGCAACCCGATGCTTGTCGGCGAAGGTGGTACAGTCACCATTGCCGGGGACGATCTGGATACCTTTATGGCGGATCAGTCGGCGCTGGTTATTGAACTGCCGCAGCATAGCGATGTTGATGCTGACCTGAGCGTTGGTGTGACGGTGTCTGATCCGGATGGCAGCAGTCAGACCTTTGATGGTGTGATTTCGGTCGATGTCGATGCGGTTGCCGACAAGCCATTTGACGTAAGCGCGGAAGTAACGGTCAGCACGACATCGACGTCTTCCGGTGGCGAGACGACAACTGTCTTCAACACAACCTTTGAAGACGTCAATCAGGGTTTCCAGTGTGAGGCAGATGGGTGGAGTACTGAGAGTCACCGCATCGAAGTCTGGAACGAGTCCGGGTCGAACCCGAACACACCTGATGGTGAGCAGTATATCGAGCTGAACACGGATCCGGGTAACAGCAACTATGATGCTGCCAGCATCTATCGGGATATTCCGACAGAAGAAGGCGTTACCTACACGCTGACATTCCAGGCGGCGGGTCGTCCCTGCTATGACGCGAATGTCAATTCGATGCAGGTGAGTGTCGGTGGCGAAGTGGTTGAGACCTTCTCGCAGGATGCGTCGAATCACACCGAACATCAGTGGGAAACGGTTACTGTTACCTTCGTTGGTGATGGCACCAGCATGCGGGTCGAACTGGCTGAGAACGGCTATGATGTGAATGGTGGTCGCGGCGTACGTGTCGATGACATCACGCTGACATCTGAAACGCCGGGTATTGAGACAGAGACGGTAGATTCTGTGACCGTTAATGTCAGCGCGACCTTCTCTGATTTCACGGATGGTTCGGAATCGCACTTTGTTCTGGTCGAACTGCCCGATGGCTGGTCAGCACCGGAAGGCGCGGAAGTCGTTGATGGTGGTTCCATCAGCGGCTTGCCGGATGCCAGCTTTGTGCGGATCGAAGTCAGCAATACCCAGATCGCCAACAGCGGCGGTACGGTCACCATTCCGGTCGTGCTTGGTGCGCCGGAAGGTGCGGAAGGCGAGAGCCTGACATTCCGTACATTCGCGGAAGCCTTCGAGAACAATGTCAGCGACAGCGAACTGTCGACCGACAACAACCGTGCCTTCACCGGCTCGGAAGTCTCTGTAACTCTGCCGGGTGGTCCGGATGACGGGGTTACCTCGACGGTTACCTTCGGTGATACGGCTGTCTATGAAGACGGGCAGGCTGTTTCCGAACAGCAGACTGACGAGAATGACAACGGCACGTTCGGTGATATCGCTGACGGCGTCAGTGCCGACATCGGTAGCCAGATCAACCTGTCACAGCTTGACAATGACGACACTGTCAGCGGCATCGTCATTACCGGGGTTCCGGCAGGTGCTCTGATCACCATTGGTGGCGAGACGCTGAGTGCCAGCGGAAGCGGTGAGGTTGTGCTGGATGGCGCAGACCTGGATACGTTCCTGGCCGATCAGTCGAGCCTGCAGATCGAGCTCCCGCAGCATTCCGATGCTGATGTGGAACTCGGTGTCAGCGTTACGGTTTCTGACCCGGATGGCGGGGACAGCCAGACTTTCGACGGTACGATCTCCGTTGAAGTCGATGCTGTTGCCGATCAGCCGTTCGATGTCAGCACGACAGTGACGGTCAACCTTTCGGAAGCTGACACGGGCAGCACGGGCATCAGCCCGGTGGCCTACTGGAAGCTGGATGAGACCGGCGGCTGTGTTGTTGAAGACTCTGCCGGTGACGCAGATGGCGTTACCGACCGGGGAACGGGACAGGGCTATTCCGGTTATGATGATGGCAAGGCTGCCCGCTTCGACGGGTATAATGACCATATCGATATCCCGCATGACTCATCGATGGAGCTCGCCAACGGTACGGTGCAGTTCTGGTTCAAGCCGGACAGCGTGAACTGTGACTATGGCCTGGTGTCGAAAGACTCCAGCGGCTACGACACGGGCGGTCATATGACCATTCGCCAGATTGACGACGGCATCGAAGTCCGGTTGCAGAGCGGCAGCCAGTCCTACACGGTCAGCGTCGGGAATGGCGTTGAATGTGGCGAATGGAACCATGTCGCCTTCTCCTTCGGCGACGAAGGCATGAAGCTCTTCCTGAATGGTGAACTGGTGGACAGCGACAGCTATACCGGTGGCCTTCAGGGTAACTACGAACCGCTGGTTCTCGGAGCGAATGCCTGGAATACCGGCAATCAGTCTGCGTCGGACAGCGATCTCAGCCAGCATTTTGATGGCAAGATGGACGATGTCGCATTCTTTGACGGTCAGCTGAGCTCAGCACAGGTTCAGGCACTGGCAAATGGTGACGGCGTGCCGTCACTTGCGGAAGGCGGCAGCGAAGAGGTCGTCTCGATTGATGTCACCACGCCTGACTCGAATGTTAATATCTCTTCGGTTCTGGCCGATTGGGCAGACTCCGGAGTGACGGTTGAGGCCCTGACCTACAACGCAAATACCGACAGTTACGGGGACGCAGACTTCGGTTCGAAGAATGTTTCCTTCTCGCTGAATGCGACCAATACCCTCGATACAAGCCTGCATGGTAACTACGCCTACTCAGGCATAGCGGTCGGCGGTGGCATCGACGGCGGCGAACTGGATACCCTCGACGGCGATGACGATAACGGCGTCGAAATGCTCCGGGTGTCCTTCGACAATCCGATGAACAGTGTCACGGTTGAACTGTCTGCCCTGTTTGATGGCGAAGTGATCGAGAGCCTGGATCGCGGACCGTATGATTTGGGTTACATGGAACATGCGGAATGGACGGCCTTTGGTCCTGACGGTCAGGAAATCAGCGGTATCGTTGACGGTACAGTGAACGGTCTGGTTGAGTTCACGATTGATGCCGATTTCCCGATCACGCATATCGAACTGGCTCCGGTCGATGATGGTGCCGGCAACAGCGTCCATAATTCGGACTTCCTGCTGCGTTCGATCTCCGGCGAGACGGAAGTTGTCGATGCCGGTGTGGTTGAATCGGTTACGGTCTCGGTTACGGCCACCTTCTCCGACTTCACAGACGGTTCGGAAACGCACTTCATCCTTGTTGAACTGCCGGATGGCTGGTCAGCACCGGAAGGCGCTGATGTGGTCGATGGCGGCTCGATCAACGGACTGCCGGATGCCAGCTTCGTGCGGATTGAAGTCAGCAGCGAAGATATTCAGGCAGGGTCCGGCACGGTCACGATGCCGGTAACTCTGGGGGCTCCGGAAGGTGCCGGCGGAACCGATGTTTCCTTCCGTACCTTCGCCGAAGCCTGGGAAACCAACGTTTCCGATGACGAGACGACGACTGATAACAACCGGGTCTTTGCCGGTGGTGAAACAACCGTTGTCTCCCTGCCGGAAGGCCCGGATACGGCGGATGCACCGGAACTCTCGGTTCAGGCAACTGCCACGGCGGAAGATTGCCCGATCGGTCTGTCAATTGATGCGAGCCTTACCGATGATGGTGAGACCCTGTCTGTTGTCATCAGCGATGTGCCGGAAGGTGCAACACTGGCGATTGGCGGTCAGCCCCTCACGGATGATGGTAATGGGAACTATGTGATCTCGGGTACGGATCTCGATAATATCGGTAACCTGGTGTTCACCCCGGCTGATGATGCCAGCGAAGATGTTGAGCTGACTGTCACGGCAGTCTCGACAACCTCGGACGGTGAGACTGCTACGACAACGGCAACGCTGACGGTAGAGGTCACCGCGGATGCGGATGCACCGACACTGACCATCGTTGATACGACGGTTGAAGCCACGACCTCCGGTGCCGGTGAAACCATCACAGGCTCCGGCTCAGGTGAAACCCTGACAGGTGGCGAGGGTGCAGATGTCATCTCCGGTGGCGGCGGTAACGACAAGATTTATGGTGGCGATGAAACCGGTGTAACCGGTGACCCGACTGCTGAAATCGACCTGTCGGCATCGCTGAATGATCTGGATAATTCTGAAACCCTGTCGGTGACGATCAGCGACCTGCCGGAAGGTGCGACCTTCTATCTGGCGGGTGGCGATATCAACGGTCAGCGTGAACTGACGATCAGCAATGGACAGCTGGTCATCGAAGGTGATGACCTTGAAGATCTGAACACGGCTGATGTGAAGCTTTATGTCACGGCACCGAGCGGATCGGATGACTTTGATCTGACGGTAACAGCGACGGCACTTGATACAGACCCGGATACCAACGCGACTGATTTCGCGACGGCGACGGGGACCATTCAGGTGACCATCTCTGATGATGGCGGTGCGACCGGTGATACGCTCAGTGGCGGCAGCGGTAATGACGACATCTACGGTCAGGGCGGTGACGACACGATTGATGGCGGCTCCGGCTGGTATGATGATCTGTATGGCGGTGATGGCGATGACGTGATCACGGATGCCGACGGGGCTGATGAAGTCTCCGGTGGTGCCGGCGATGACAGCATCAGCATCTCCTTCGATACGGACTTTGTTGATAATCAGTACGGCTACAACAAGTCCTACCAGGAAATCTCGGGTGGTGCGGGTGACGACAATATCCTGATCCACATGGAGAACAGCTCCTTCTATCTGAACATGGATGCGGATGAATCCGGCACCGGTATTTCGGACAACCAGTCCGACGGTAACGATACGGTGACGGTCACGGGTGAGTATGGCTGGGCCGTGGTCGATATGGGTGCTGGTGACGACCTGTTCTTTGGCGGCGAAGGCTATGACGTAGCTTACGGTGCTGCTGGCAGTGACACGCTCTATGGCGGTGGCGGCAGCGATTATCTCTATGGTGGTGATGGTGCTGACACCCTGGTCGGTGGCACTGGTACCGATACGATTGACGGCGGCATTGGCGATGACCTTGGTGTCTTTGATGCCGAGGACGGTGCAACAGGTGGCCTGTATGATGGCGGGGCTGGTTCGGATACGTTCCGGATCGAACTGTCGGGTGATCAGGCCGATGATGATGCCGTCCTGACCGAACTCCGGTCGTTCCGGGAGTTCATGGAAGCGAATGACGACGAGAACCGGGATACTGGTCAGGGCAGCCTGTTCACCTTCTCGACCCTTGGCGTCTCGGTCCGGAACTGGGAAGAGCTGGAAGTCTATGTCGACGGTCAGGCTCAGGATCTGGATGATCTGCTCGGCAGCGGTATACCGGGCGATACCATTACGGGGACGCACGGCAAGGATACACTTGTCGGCGGTACTGCTGATGACACCCTTGACGGTCTTGGTAACAAGGACACGATCTACGGTGGCGACGGCGATGACTCGATTGATGGCGGAACCGGCAGCGACAAGCTTTATGGTGGTGACGGAAACGACAACATCTACGGCAACCATGGGTCTGACAGGCTGTATGGCGAAGCGGGTGATGAC encodes the following:
- a CDS encoding DUF642 domain-containing protein, whose protein sequence is TVSVDVVDDVPTANMDCDFVAGGVGSSTTGNVITGVDTDNSGGSLQADNVGADDPGSIVSIQFGDQSVSFDNPADVKTDGEGNSYIELQGENGTIHMYADGSYEYTVTDSSDGSGESGWMLGADDLTGDSYDFAGLWEQEIGGQQVTITARDAYGNDRDVSYGERTPGSGDASGQFRGIGIAGGGDTEIDGPEILEIDFGGNTVNNVEVGVRALFEGESGGTETGVWIAYRDGQEVGRADFAAEHDVSDRPNTDGQLTLDISIDGGFDNIVFCVTTGTSDFFIEYMKTEEEPVGFSEEFTYVLEDSDGDQSSAILKFQGEDDGVTSTVSFGDLERYEDAQATEAAQTNVNGDGTAGDLAGPLTVEIGSQINVSTVEGDDEVTEVTIGNLPGDATFNLGGAELTANGDGEIVLSGDDLESFLADQTQLTMTLPQHSDADVSLEASVTVSDPGGDSQVFTGAIDVVIDAVADQPYEVSASIEVHDSDGFDIPTFPHDISNVVLYLQDDAGDFLKVKIDDFPGQGLRDPNDIDFGSFVEDNYPNMELIAGITVKAGNNHPSGYGPGEGELFILKDGMTEGDFPTGDKADVTWQYNQANLTISDDVWGGSGDETYVNVTANVTFADFEDGSETHYVLIEVPDGLVAPSDANIVTQDNKSYVRIEADNADLVNTDGQFTTTVMFVVADETVGFDGDVTILAYAVEDNVSDTELTLDNNSAVSSTTVSVHADPVDDGINSTVSFTDSAVYEDGQSAMAGQTDANNDSTFGDLSGAVSQEIGSQIDLSGIEGDDSVSEITLSDLPAGAVIMLDGNPMLVGEGGTVTIAGDDLDTFMADQSALVIELPQHSDVDADLSVGVTVSDPDGSSQTFDGVISVDVDAVADKPFDVSAEVTVSTTSTSSGGETTTVFNTTFEDVNQGFQCEADGWSTESHRIEVWNESGSNPNTPDGEQYIELNTDPGNSNYDAASIYRDIPTEEGVTYTLTFQAAGRPCYDANVNSMQVSVGGEVVETFSQDASNHTEHQWETVTVTFVGDGTSMRVELAENGYDVNGGRGVRVDDITLTSETPGIETETVDSVTVNVSATFSDFTDGSESHFVLVELPDGWSAPEGAEVVDGGSISGLPDASFVRIEVSNTQIANSGGTVTIPVVLGAPEGAEGESLTFRTFAEAFENNVSDSELSTDNNRAFTGSEVSVTLPGGPDDGVTSTVTFGDTAVYEDGQAVSEQQTDENDNGTFGDIADGVSADIGSQINLSQLDNDDTVSGIVITGVPAGALITIGGETLSASGSGEVVLDGADLDTFLADQSSLQIELPQHSDADVELGVSVTVSDPDGGDSQTFDGTISVEVDAVADQPFDVSTTVTVNLSEADTGSTGISPVAYWKLDETGGCVVEDSAGDADGVTDRGTGQGYSGYDDGKAARFDGYNDHIDIPHDSSMELANGTVQFWFKPDSVNCDYGLVSKDSSGYDTGGHMTIRQIDDGIEVRLQSGSQSYTVSVGNGVECGEWNHVAFSFGDEGMKLFLNGELVDSDSYTGGLQGNYEPLVLGANAWNTGNQSASDSDLSQHFDGKMDDVAFFDGQLSSAQVQALANGDGVPSLAEGGSEEVVSIDVTTPDSNVNISSVLADWADSGVTVEALTYNANTDSYGDADFGSKNVSFSLNATNTLDTSLHGNYAYSGIAVGGGIDGGELDTLDGDDDNGVEMLRVSFDNPMNSVTVELSALFDGEVIESLDRGPYDLGYMEHAEWTAFGPDGQEISGIVDGTVNGLVEFTIDADFPITHIELAPVDDGAGNSVHNSDFLLRSISGETEVVDAGVVESVTVSVTATFSDFTDGSETHFILVELPDGWSAPEGADVVDGGSINGLPDASFVRIEVSSEDIQAGSGTVTMPVTLGAPEGAGGTDVSFRTFAEAWETNVSDDETTTDNNRVFAGGETTVVSLPEGPDTADAPELSVQATATAEDCPIGLSIDASLTDDGETLSVVISDVPEGATLAIGGQPLTDDGNGNYVISGTDLDNIGNLVFTPADDASEDVELTVTAVSTTSDGETATTTATLTVEVTADADAPTLTIVDTTVEATTSGAGETITGSGSGETLTGGEGADVISGGGGNDKIYGGDETGVTGDPTAEIDLSASLNDLDNSETLSVTISDLPEGATFYLAGGDINGQRELTISNGQLVIEGDDLEDLNTADVKLYVTAPSGSDDFDLTVTATALDTDPDTNATDFATATGTIQVTISDDGGATGDTLSGGSGNDDIYGQGGDDTIDGGSGWYDDLYGGDGDDVITDADGADEVSGGAGDDSISISFDTDFVDNQYGYNKSYQEISGGAGDDNILIHMENSSFYLNMDADESGTGISDNQSDGNDTVTVTGEYGWAVVDMGAGDDLFFGGEGYDVAYGAAGSDTLYGGGGSDYLYGGDGADTLVGGTGTDTIDGGIGDDLGVFDAEDGATGGLYDGGAGSDTFRIELSGDQADDDAVLTELRSFREFMEANDDENRDTGQGSLFTFSTLGVSVRNWEELEVYVDGQAQDLDDLLGSGIPGDTITGTHGKDTLVGGTADDTLDGLGNKDTIYGGDGDDSIDGGTGSDKLYGGDGNDNIYGNHGSDRLYGEAGDDTLDGGTSNDKLYGGDGDDTLLGGHGSDTLEGDAGNDLMYGGTSNDTLDGGAGSDTLFGEHGSDTLYGGDGDDTLDGGTANDKLYGGDGDDLLIGGHGSDTLDGGDGNDTLEGGSGNDKLYGDSGDDLFIFSSDGGTDTAYGGQGWDAIEVDGADGGPNNWLQVDGNVGYTMDGNSLEFDESASGSVNLQDGSTMYFEDIEEIRW